AGATCAGCTCTGCTCACTTTCACTAGATAGAAATGTTGTCTACCTTAGCTATATATTCTAAAATCTGTTCCCTTCacaaatgtataaaatggtCACACCCGaacaaaaaacacttgattTCCTTGATCAATAACAAGCAACCAATAGAAAAATTAAAATGGAGTTTTTGTGTGTACCGTTGCCACTGACATGTTTATATCAGTGGAAAGTTCAGAAGTGAGGTTAATTCATATATTTGAGTCAAGGGTGAATTATGTTTATACAGTTAACtgttttatttacatgtttAAATCATTTCATCAATGACCTTAAAACAATAATCTGCTGAATCCTCCCCTGTGGTTTTCCTCACATTTACCTCAGTCGAAGTCCTCCTAGCTTCTGATTGGTTAGTTCAGTCACATGGGAGTTAGGAACAAGGaagtgttgttgctgctgctgctgttgttgttgttgttgttgttgttgttgttccatccatctgcatccatccatctgcaaccgcttatcccgttaggggtcgcgggggggctggagccgatcccagccgacattgggcgaaggcagggtacaccctggacaggtcgccagtccatcgcagggctgacacatagagacagacaaccattcacgctcacactcacacctacgggcaatttagagtccacaattaacctaacctgcatgtcttgttgttgttgttgttaatgttaatgttgttgctgttgttgctgctgctgctgctgctgctgctgctgctgtttttgttgttgttgttaatgttgttgttgctgctgctgttgttgttgttgttgttaatgttgttgctgctgctgtttttgttgttgttgttgttgttgttgttgttgttgttaatgttgttgttgttgttgttgctgctgttattgttgttgttgttgttgttaatgttgttgctgttgttgttgttgttgttgttgctgctgttgttgttgttgctgctgcttctgctgcttctgctgttgttgttgttgttgttgttgtcgctgtcactgttgttgttgtcgttgtcgttgttgttgttgtgaagcTGACAAAGAGTGAAGAACAGTGAAGTGCTGCTTAAGAAAGTTATCCGTCTCCATCCAGCTGTTTCTTCTTAACAAGAATGATCCAACCCCCCCATAACAAACCCTCATGTTCCATCAGTTTGTGATGTATATAGTCAGGAAACCTTCATCAGTTTGTGATGTACATTGTCAGGAAACCTTCATCAGTTTGTGATGTATATAGTCAGGAATCCTTCATCAGTTTGTGATGTATATAGTCAGGAATCCTTCATCAGTTAGGCAGAATGATGTGATTATGTTGGGTAACTGACATTTTTGACTGTACGTGTTTAGAGCTGGTGAGGAATACTACTTCCCAGCAAGAATTTGACacatattctgttattgtaaggGAAATATTCATACGGCCCTGGTGTGAGTGACTGGACTCCACAGTCCCACCCATGTTTCAAATGAAAACCAGCTTTAATTATGTGAATTGCAGGGCTGGGGTTTTGGGGGCAGATTAATTGGCTGTAATCTCATTACACTGCGGCCTGCTGCAACATTGATGAGTCCCCACTGGCCTCCCCCTTAGTGCTGTTCACCTGCCTGCTGGCATCACTGAATTTACACTGTAGTCTGCTGGCTCAGTGAATTTACACTGTAGTCTACTGGATCACTGAATTTACACTGTAGTCTACTGGATCACTGAATTTACACTGTAGTCTGCTGGCTCAGTGAATTTACACTGTAGTCTGCTGGATCAGTGAATTTACACTGTAGTCTGCTGGCTCAGTGAATTTACACTGTAGTCTGCTGGATCAGTGAATTTACACTGTAGTCTACTGGCTCAGTGAATTTACACTGTAGTCTGCTGGATCAGTGAATTTACACTGTAGTCTGCTGGCACAGCAAACTTACACTGTAGTCTACTGGCTCAGTGAATTTACACTGTAGTCTGCTGGCTCAGTGAATTTACACTGTAGTCTGCTCACTCAGTGAATTTACACTGTAGTCTGCTGGCTCGGTGAATTTACACTGTAGTGTGCTGGCTCAGTGAATTTACACTGTAGTCTACTGGCTCAGTGAACTTACACTGTAGACTGCTGGCTCAGTGAACTTACACTGTAGACTGCTGGCTCAGTGAATTTACACTGTAGTCTGCTGGATCAGTGAACTTACACTGTAGACTGCTGGCTCAGTGAACTTACACTGTAGTCTGCTGGCTCAGTGAACTTACACTGTAGTCTGCTGGATCAGTGAACTTACACTGTAGTGTGCTGGCTCAGTGAACTTACACTGTAGTGTGCTGGCTCAGTGCCACAGGAAATGCTGACTGACTGAAGGAGTGATTTAATAATTGAAGATGAATTGTTTATGATGCAGATCACCTTTCACTACATATTCTCTTCCTGTTAGCTATCTAAACATAATATATCCAGCTATAAAACTACTACATCTATTTAATCAGATTTCTCTTCAGTCAGTCGTGACCCAGATTCCCTTCCTTTAAATCTCATTCTGCCAATTCAAGCTTCACTCATTTAATGAACGATAGCCACATCATTACAATGATTTATTGAACGTTATCtctagtttttgttttgttgttctaATTGGTTGCAATGTAAATTATTCATGCTTTAAACTGGAAATTATCAATAACATTAATATACTCATTATTTTGGAACAAACTCGATCAAAGTTCCATTTATTATCCATTATATCTCCATTTGTCTTGATTTAGTTTTCATGTTTGTAATCTTTTTTGCTGTCCTACAGGTAAGAGCACTCCGGGACCTGATGGGTGGTTAGAAGCCGAAGTTAAAGGGATTACTTTCGGCTGTCGAACACAGGAGGCTCTTGGAGCCAAGAAGGATCACCTGACTGGCAGCGGCCCAACAGCTCTCCCCAGAGACAGCAGGACCTATCAAGATACATCAGCCCAGATCTCACAGCTTGTTAGCTTACCATGGAGCCAAGAAATCTTGGGTGATAGTGCACGGTTGTCTTAAAGGCAAACAGCTAAAGAGTTTAGCCTTTTGGAATACTACCTTTGAGTTTGTGCTGCTTGTCCTCTAAAAGGAATTTATGCTACATCTGCGATTTTACTGTTGACATGCGTTGCCCCACCACCTTTCAATCCATCGCATATGACCTCCATTCATGGTGTTCATCACAACGGAGCTAAGGCCTGGGAGGACTGTCATTTGTCGAGGAATAACTTGGACTCGGGCCAAATATGGCCAGAGAGGTCAGTCCTCTGAGCCTCATGCCTCTGTCTGCAAGACACCAGCAATGGGATGGAGTCTCTCTGGGGTTTATCCTCCCTTTCTTCACCCTACGTTCTCTCATTTTCTATTACTTCCTGtcatgtgcagcagcagcaacaggaagTTTGCCTGGCATAGAATATGACTATGGCATTAGCCCCAAATTTGTTTGCACCCCAATCCCCCCAGAAGCAGACCCCAGCTGCTATTCCCCACCCAGTGTGCCCCATGGACCGACCAGTAACGGCCACACTAATGGTCACAATGGCAGCAGCCGGAGAGGCGTGATGTCTGATGAGGCCAAAGCCACCATCTTGCACCTGCGCGAGAGCCTCGTGAGGCAAAAGGAGACCATCCTGGACCAACGAGAGACCATCAGGGAGCTGACCGCCAAGCTCACCTTGTGCGAGGGCTTCGGTGGTCACCATGGCCCTGACCACCATGACAACCATCACGACACCCACGACAATCATCACGACGGCCACCACGATGACCACCACGGGCATCACGGTGGCCACCACACGCCATCGTCGTCACACCACGGGCCTTCGCCGTATCACAGCAGCGATCACCACTACTCCCACGGTAGCCACAGGTCGGACCCCCACCACCGGAAGGGCTCGTCATATGGAAAACACAGCTCCTTCTCCCCTGAACAGACAggcaaaacactgcagaccCTGAAGGAGAGGCTGGAGAACTTGCAGGTGAGTGAAAGATTCTGCAATGCACGCTCAGAGAAGAggtattttttttgcaaccagggggcgactcctctggttgctaaaagaagtctggttgtatagaagtctatgagaaaattagccttctactcacttgatttattacctcagtaaacattgtaaacatgagtttatggtctcaaccactagtttcaagttttcttcaatacagcatgatgttcatttagtaaatgatggtcccgtttagagtcacatagaccataaagcaggggatgctttagggcggggctaccttgtgattgacatgtcactaccacggcgttgtccggtctgggagttgtccgtgtttttgtctctgtgttttgtattcatgaaagataattttaacattttggtcatctaaaaatattttattcagcattcggttgtactcatcgccatcctctcgtgtcacttctggttggaaaagaccaagatgacgacggacAAAAACCCAAATGGCCGAATTCAAGGCATCATAACGGCAGTCCACATTGATCCAAACTGACTCCTATGAAGGCACAGTGCTGTCTCCTATCTAAATATATTCATATGGCTGTAATTAAAGTTTGGATGTTTCAGGTGAAAAGGGTCAATATTCTTTAAGAGACTTACTCCTCCTGAACTGTACAAACATTTTGAGATGCTTAGTAATGTGTCTGCAAGGAGAGGCTGAACAGTCTGCATGGAGGCGGAAGCCTGTCAAGAGTTTGACTTAATTGGGGTCATTAAGGGTCAAAAACTCAGCCACCGAGTCAGCTGCCAGTTCTGTCCGCTTCCAAAATACTGTAAGAAGGATGTGTTTCATCAGACATGGTAACCCACAGGTTACTGTTTGTGTTCACTGCATTAAAAGGGAATTTTTGATTGATAATTTTTGATTTTTCATATTTGGAATAAACACAAGCATTTTAAATAAGATTCAAAAAGTTGAAGGAGATACGTCTCACAAACAGATCAACCAACCAGTCATTGTCTGACACAGGCCACCTTTAAAAGCTAATATCACAGCTGTCCGTCTGTTGTCTCTGAGCCATTGGATGCTAATGTCCTCTCAGAGCTGTTCCGGCTGAAAGCAGGAAGCTGCTCTAAATTGGTTAGCCCTCACCCCTGACCTTAAACTACCCCTGTGTCCAACCATCACATGTTGGAGTGAGACGAGTGAAGCTTAGAGGAGGAAGACGGAAGGTACTAGCCTCTCTGAGAAATTGTTATCTGTacattaatttactgtttattcaTCCGGGTTAATCGCATTGAGATTAAGGATCTGTTTCCTCTGGGGAAACCACGCCAAGACTTTGTGTCGTTTTACAGTGTCACAAGCCataaaggttgggaaccactgatccaGACGTCTAAAAAACGTTTTAACTCAAATTGAATTCAGTGTGTGCCCAATAAAGCACTGAATTGGTGTTCACTGGGAACttttgactgtatataagaagtggacgtagtcacagtgacgtcacccgttggtttgtggactgcagtattgaagcctcaagttcatcatttttgccgtcaccatcttggttttttgcaaccagaagtgacacgagagggtggagctaagtataaccCAACGCtggataagacatttttaggtgcacaaaatgttacaattaactttcatgaactgaaaacacacagtgaaagggttaaagttgtaagacgaaaacccAGACAACTCTCACCACAACGccttggtagcgacctgtcaatcacaaggtagccccgccctaaagcattccctgctttatggtctatctgactctaaatgggaccatcatttactaaatgaacatcatgctgtattgaagaagacttgaaactagcgattgaggccataaactcatgtttacaatgtttactgagggaataaatcaagagagaagtaggctcattttctcatagacttctatacaatcagaggagtcgccccctgctggctggtagagagaatgcaggtttaaggctctcAGCattgcttcacttctcagacctggaggttgcccactggtcagAATGTTAGTCTTTGTGTAGACATCACACAGTATGTGTTACATTCTCTAAATTGTGTTTCAGCACCTAGAACAAGCCATACATGTGGTTCTGCTGTCTCACTTGTGTTACAACATTTAATGATGCTGGTGTAACATTGCGAGACTTAAACCCTGCTGCCTGCTGGCCTGTGAAAGCCTTGTTATTAGTGCAGGTGGTCTCAGGCCGCATTCAGGGAAAGTGTTGCCAGAAATCCCCTTCAATCTCCCTCGAAAGGTGTGAGACGAAACAGAAGTGGAGACAGGATTTACCTTCCCTCACTCTGTCCTCTAACAGGATGTCTACACCACCAGCCTCTGGCCACGCGCCGAAGGGCGCTAGCCAGCCTCACCTTCAATTAGCTTCATCCTCCCTGACGAGGCTATTAATCGTGGAGTGCACTGGCAAGGAACAAAGCCGGATTTGCTGGTGTGGAAGACAAGGATGAGcaagggagaggagggaggggcggAAACTATTCCTCTGCAACTTTAAATGTCATTCCATAATTCTTCTTTATTCACACTGAATATCACTGAATTTACTGCAAAGAACTTCTGACTCTTTAGTGATTTCTATATTTAGTCATTTTCTCCAAGTTCTTGTTAAATTTGTCATTTCTTGAAATGCAAAAGTTAATTCTTGACCTTGTAAAGAAGTACAAAACATTCCCATCTCatggtccacttactagctttttctcTGTTACACATCTTCATCAGCTTATCGGGTTTGCTCAGTTGTCTTGTCACTTTTAGGACTTCCTGTCCATGGTGGCGAACGAGGGGTAAACTATCAGTTGAACTTGAGTTGGAATTACTTTGTCAAATTAACAGTTTTTTTGTCGAAACCAAGCAATTTATGTATGTGTACAGTCTACTACTTCTACTCAGCGCTTTTCTCtgaaacattcattcatttttcatgaaatttttttgtAGCTTCTCACCATTATAAATGAGGACCTCTACTCAAAGATCTTTGGAGGATTTGATTATAATGATGATGGTAAAGATGGTGAACGTATTCCTGTGGTCTGCTCCTTGAAATAAACACCAAAGTCTGAGGGGGTTAGGGCAGAAGAAAGATAGTAGCACttggtgattaaaaaaaatgaaattgaaatgtgttacCTGAATCCTCCAGTGAGTTGGTGCCTCTTTGCTGACCGATGTGTTTGTTGTTCTGCAGGCCAGGAACTCGTCCAGCTCCTACTCCAGCTCCCTGAGGGAACTCCTCCAGCGGAAGATCACCGCCCTGGAGGAGCAGCTTCACAGCTACTACCGAGATCACCATGACGATCACCATGACGATCACCATGACGACCACCACGACGACCATCATGATGACCACCACGACGACCACCAAGGCAACGGCCACCGTGACGACCACCACAATGACAACCGTGGTACCGGTCACCGTGACGACCACCACGATGACCACCGTGGTACCGGTCACCGTGACGACCACCACGATGACCACCGTGGTACCGGTCACCGTGACGACCACCACGACAGCCATTATAACAACCACCACAGTAGCCACAGGAACAACCATCGCAGCGGTCACTATAATCGGCATCAGGACCACCGCTACGACCGGCACCACAGCCGGCACCgtggtcaccatggcaaccatcAAAGCACCCACCATGATGACCATCACGATGACCACCATGATGACCACCACGATGACCATCATGATGACCACCATGATGACCACCACGGCGATGATCACCACGACTATCACCACGGACCTGGACATCACGATGACTATCACGATGATCACCATGATAATCACCACGGCGTTGACGACCACCATGACAGCCGCCACGGCAACGATCAAAACCCACAGCGGCTGCCTTTCAACAGCAAAGAGACGAATCCGCGGGGCGCGGGGCACAGCAAGCTGGAAACAGTGCTCGGCCAACTGCACCATGGCAACACTGACcacggtacacacacacacacatacacacacacacagttttagcCTCTcaataattgtaataatttttctttttacattttaaagagcTGCAGTGATTATAAGCCAACATTTAACTCACAGAAAAGGACACAGTTTGCTGTGTTTGGACCTTCAGGGTGTTTCTCtgctccaatgtaaacccaccaaGACATTAtacggtcagagcaagtgacgtagtattaatagagaGAGAGTCTGCTTAGGGTGGGGGGagaggtggtggatgggtcaaacaaacacatgactttcaaCTAGGAGACTGCTGTTGATggcctgtgtgaaactaaacttatacgatctggaatagttaaggtaagcaTTGATCTGgactagttaaggttaggcattgatcttgaatagttaaggttaggcattgatctggaatagttaaggttaggcattgatctggaatagttaaggttaagcattgatcttgaatagttaaggttaggcattgatcttgactagttaaggttaagcattgatcttgaatagttaaggttaggcattgatcttgaatagttaaggttaagcattgatcttgaatagttaaggttaggcattgatcttgaatagttaaggttaagcattgatcttgaatagttatgtttagacattgatcttgaatagttaaggtaaggcattgatctggaatagttaaggttaagcattgatcttgaatagttaaggttagacattgatcttgaataggcattgatcttgaatagttaaggtaaagcattgatctggaatagttaaggttaggcattgatctggaatagttaagtttaagcattgatcttgaatagttaaggttagacattgatcttgaataggcattgatcttgaatagttaaggtaaggcatcgatctggaatagttaaggttagacattgatcttgaatagttaaggtaaggcattgatctggaatagttaaggttaagcattgatcttgaatagttatggttagacattgatcttgaataggcaatgatcttgaatagttaaggtaaggcattgatctagaatagttaaggtaagcattgatctggaatagttaaagttagacattgatcttgaataggcattgatcttaaatagttaaggttaggcattgatcttgaatagttaaggttagacattgatcttgaataggcattgatcttgaatagttaaggtaaggcattgatctggaatagttaaggttagacattgatcttgaatagttaaggtaaggcattgatctggaatagttaaggttaagcattgatcttgaatagttaaggttagacattgatcttgaataggcattgatcttgaatagttaaggtaaggcattgatctggaatagttaatgtaagcattgatctggaatagttaaggttagacattgatcttgaatagttaaggttagacattgatcttgaataggcattgatcttgaatagttaaggtaaagcattgatctggaataggtaaggttaggcattgatctggaatagttaaggtaagcaTTGATCAGgactagttaaggttaggcattgatcttgaatagttaaggttaggtattgatcttgaatagttaaggttaggcattgatcttgaatagttaaggttaggcattgatctggaatagttaaggttaggcattgatctggaatagttaaggttaagcattgatcttgaatagttaaggttgagcattgatcttgaatagttaaggttaggcattgatcttgaatagttaaggttaagcattgatcttgaatagttaaggttaggcattgatcttgaatagttaaggttaagcattgatcttgaatagttaaggttagacattgatcttgaatagttaaggttagacattgatcttgaatagttaaggtaaggcattgatctggaatagttaaggttaagcattgatcttgaatagttaaggttagacgttgatcttgaataggcatttatcttgaatagttaaggtaaagcattgatctggaatagttaaggttaggcattgatctggaatagttaagtttaagcattgatcttgaatagttaaggttagacattgatcttgaataggcattgatcttgaatagttaaggtaaggcattgatctggaatagttaaggttagacattgatcttgaatagttaaggtaaggcattgatctggaatagttaagattaagcattgatcttgaatagttatggttagacattgatcttgaataggcattgatcttgaatagttaaggtaaggcattgatctggaatagttaaggtaagcattgatctggaatagttaaggctagacattgatcttgaataggcattgatcttgaatagttaaggttaggcattgatcttgaatagttaaggttagatattgatcttgaataggcattgatcttgaataattaaggtaaggcattgatctggaatagttaaggttaggcattgatctggaatagttaaggttaagcattgatcttgaatagttaaggttagacattgatcttgaataggcattgatcttgaaaagttaaggtaaggcattgatcttgaatagttaaggttagacattgatcttgaataggcattgatcttgaatagttaaggttaggcattgatcttgaatagttaaggttagacattgatcttgaataggcattgatcttgaatagttaaagttaagcattgatcttgaatagttaagataagaattgatcttgaatagttaaggttagacattgatcttgaatagttaaggttaagcattgacctggaatagttaaggttagacattgatcttgaatagttaaggttagacattgatctggaataggcattgatcttgaatagttaaggttagacattgatcttgaatagttaaggttaagcattgatctggaatagtaaAGGTTaaacattgatcttgaatagttaaggttaggcattgatcttgaatagttaaggttaagaaTTGATCtgcaatagtta
This Sebastes fasciatus isolate fSebFas1 chromosome 17, fSebFas1.pri, whole genome shotgun sequence DNA region includes the following protein-coding sequences:
- the LOC141754761 gene encoding uncharacterized protein LOC141754761, translated to MAREVSPLSLMPLSARHQQWDGVSLGFILPFFTLRSLIFYYFLSCAAAATGSLPGIEYDYGISPKFVCTPIPPEADPSCYSPPSVPHGPTSNGHTNGHNGSSRRGVMSDEAKATILHLRESLVRQKETILDQRETIRELTAKLTLCEGFGGHHGPDHHDNHHDTHDNHHDGHHDDHHGHHGGHHTPSSSHHGPSPYHSSDHHYSHGSHRSDPHHRKGSSYGKHSSFSPEQTGKTLQTLKERLENLQARNSSSSYSSSLRELLQRKITALEEQLHSYYRDHHDDHHDDHHDDHHDDHHDDHHDDHQGNGHRDDHHNDNRGTGHRDDHHDDHRGTGHRDDHHDDHRGTGHRDDHHDSHYNNHHSSHRNNHRSGHYNRHQDHRYDRHHSRHRGHHGNHQSTHHDDHHDDHHDDHHDDHHDDHHDDHHGDDHHDYHHGPGHHDDYHDDHHDNHHGVDDHHDSRHGNDQNPQRLPFNSKETNPRGAGHSKLETVLGQLHHGNTDHGNHKKLKSPSAFLLDFPMKTNYMYARMKRSVVSEIFALTICLWLKAGSGPGLGTPFSYAVPGQANELVLIEWGSNPMELLINDKAVTLPITMTDGKWHHVCMTWTTRDGTWEAYQDGVKKGSGQNLSAWHPIKPGGTFILGQEQDTMGGRFDVTQSFMGELSDLQFWSRVLTSNEIHSQATCGGHLIGDVMSWSEESVELHGGLTEVPFDPCH